The following are encoded in a window of Vespula vulgaris chromosome 8, iyVesVulg1.1, whole genome shotgun sequence genomic DNA:
- the LOC127065711 gene encoding GATA zinc finger domain-containing protein 10-like isoform X1 has protein sequence MWCDVGQSCAMMGLQATAGKRKLEGGVGCMEFDMDMGESPSKLGRVEGSWWAMEDGYAPSLSQTPASYYDMEVSSPCLQANPCQPTSGNTQQQQQQQQQHSTSQQQQQQHSTSQQQQQQQQQQQQQQQQQQQQSSTSPSAPNASTVAQLHHHAQHYYHHQRGTSGSPIGNNGYSQLSRPQPQWGTPHHYEPPTIRREENGKSYLELGSSYRANERCCEGSRSSWCRRGRACYRQRRLAVLNISMCKLARYRQYPDPSLHRSVLICNTLRHLEREMERDRSPPPMEPVIPAPMAQLQPPEQGRLTPFPMPPTSSGETDADSGIGDSDDSRSINWGSVLSLSSQSPLDPLNNNELLDVDIGPDLDLDFMPGWKLTPLSADDILRSTTIQEQQQQQQQQQQQQQQQQQHHHHHHHHHQQQQQQQQQQQQQQQQQHLTSSSCGSTNVGGSAVNNASSSSTHESLMCVGS, from the coding sequence AGTTGTGCAATGATGGGTCTGCAGGCCACGGCAGGAAAACGTAAACTGGAGGGAGGTGTGGGCTGCATGGAGTTCGACATGGACATGGGCGAAAGCCCGTCGAAGTTAGGTCGCGTGGAGGGTAGCTGGTGGGCAATGGAGGACGGCTATGCACCGTCGCTCAGCCAGACGCCAGCATCTTATTACGACATGGAGGTGTCGTCGCCCTGCTTGCAGGCGAATCCCTGTCAACCTACGTCAGGGAATactcaacaacaacaacaacagcagcaacagcattCGACGtcgcagcaacagcagcagcaacactCGACGTctcaacaacaacagcaacagcaacagcagcaacaacagcagcagcaacagcagcaacaacaatcGTCAACGTCACCGTCGGCACCGAATGCTTCAACGGTGGCACAGCTGCATCATCACGCGCAGCACTACTATCATCATCAACGCGGTACCTCTGGTAGTCCAATCGGTAATAATGGTTACAGTCAGTTGTCGAGGCCTCAACCTCAATGGGGCACTCCCCATCATTACGAGCCGCCAACGATAAGACGCGAAGAGAACGGAAAGAGCTATCTCGAGTTGGGTTCGAGTTACCGCGCGAACGAGAGGTGCTGCGAGGGCTCGAGGTCGAGTTGGTGTCGACGAGGTAGAGCCTGCTATCGACAGAGACGGTTAGCTGTTCTTAATATCTCGATGTGCAAACTGGCGAGGTACCGTCAGTACCCCGATCCCAGTCTCCATCGGTCGGTCCTCATTTGCAATACCCTGAGGCATTTGGAGCGCGAGATGGAGAGGGATAGAAGTCCACCGCCTATGGAACCGGTAATACCCGCGCCCATGGCGCAGCTTCAACCACCTGAACAGGGCAGGCTAACCCCTTTCCCGATGCCACCGACTTCCTCCGGTGAAACGGACGCGGACTCGGGTATCGGCGATAGCGACGATAGTAGATCGATCAATTGGGGTAGCGTGTTATCTCTTTCCAGTCAGTCGCCTCTCGATCCACTCAACAATAACGAGCTTTTAGACGTCGACATTGGTCCAGACTTGGATCTCGACTTTATGCCTGGATGGAAACTGACTCCTTTATCGGCGGATGATATTCTTAGGAGTACAACGATACAggagcagcaacagcaacaacagcaacaacaacagcaacaacaacaacaacagcaacatcatcatcatcatcaccaccatcaccaacagcagcagcagcagcagcagcaacaacaacaacagcaacaacagcaacattTAACCTCATCGAGCTGCGGCAGCACAAATGTGGGTGGTTCAGCCGTAAATAACGCCAGTAGCAGTAGTACGCACGAATCGCTGATGTGCGTAGGATCATAG
- the LOC127065711 gene encoding GATA zinc finger domain-containing protein 10-like isoform X3, translating to MMGLQATAGKRKLEGGVGCMEFDMDMGESPSKLGRVEGSWWAMEDGYAPSLSQTPASYYDMEVSSPCLQANPCQPTSGNTQQQQQQQQQHSTSQQQQQQHSTSQQQQQQQQQQQQQQQQQQQQSSTSPSAPNASTVAQLHHHAQHYYHHQRGTSGSPIGNNGYSQLSRPQPQWGTPHHYEPPTIRREENGKSYLELGSSYRANERCCEGSRSSWCRRGRACYRQRRLAVLNISMCKLARYRQYPDPSLHRSVLICNTLRHLEREMERDRSPPPMEPVIPAPMAQLQPPEQGRLTPFPMPPTSSGETDADSGIGDSDDSRSINWGSVLSLSSQSPLDPLNNNELLDVDIGPDLDLDFMPGWKLTPLSADDILRSTTIQEQQQQQQQQQQQQQQQQQHHHHHHHHHQQQQQQQQQQQQQQQQQHLTSSSCGSTNVGGSAVNNASSSSTHESLMCVGS from the coding sequence ATGATGGGTCTGCAGGCCACGGCAGGAAAACGTAAACTGGAGGGAGGTGTGGGCTGCATGGAGTTCGACATGGACATGGGCGAAAGCCCGTCGAAGTTAGGTCGCGTGGAGGGTAGCTGGTGGGCAATGGAGGACGGCTATGCACCGTCGCTCAGCCAGACGCCAGCATCTTATTACGACATGGAGGTGTCGTCGCCCTGCTTGCAGGCGAATCCCTGTCAACCTACGTCAGGGAATactcaacaacaacaacaacagcagcaacagcattCGACGtcgcagcaacagcagcagcaacactCGACGTctcaacaacaacagcaacagcaacagcagcaacaacagcagcagcaacagcagcaacaacaatcGTCAACGTCACCGTCGGCACCGAATGCTTCAACGGTGGCACAGCTGCATCATCACGCGCAGCACTACTATCATCATCAACGCGGTACCTCTGGTAGTCCAATCGGTAATAATGGTTACAGTCAGTTGTCGAGGCCTCAACCTCAATGGGGCACTCCCCATCATTACGAGCCGCCAACGATAAGACGCGAAGAGAACGGAAAGAGCTATCTCGAGTTGGGTTCGAGTTACCGCGCGAACGAGAGGTGCTGCGAGGGCTCGAGGTCGAGTTGGTGTCGACGAGGTAGAGCCTGCTATCGACAGAGACGGTTAGCTGTTCTTAATATCTCGATGTGCAAACTGGCGAGGTACCGTCAGTACCCCGATCCCAGTCTCCATCGGTCGGTCCTCATTTGCAATACCCTGAGGCATTTGGAGCGCGAGATGGAGAGGGATAGAAGTCCACCGCCTATGGAACCGGTAATACCCGCGCCCATGGCGCAGCTTCAACCACCTGAACAGGGCAGGCTAACCCCTTTCCCGATGCCACCGACTTCCTCCGGTGAAACGGACGCGGACTCGGGTATCGGCGATAGCGACGATAGTAGATCGATCAATTGGGGTAGCGTGTTATCTCTTTCCAGTCAGTCGCCTCTCGATCCACTCAACAATAACGAGCTTTTAGACGTCGACATTGGTCCAGACTTGGATCTCGACTTTATGCCTGGATGGAAACTGACTCCTTTATCGGCGGATGATATTCTTAGGAGTACAACGATACAggagcagcaacagcaacaacagcaacaacaacagcaacaacaacaacaacagcaacatcatcatcatcatcaccaccatcaccaacagcagcagcagcagcagcagcaacaacaacaacagcaacaacagcaacattTAACCTCATCGAGCTGCGGCAGCACAAATGTGGGTGGTTCAGCCGTAAATAACGCCAGTAGCAGTAGTACGCACGAATCGCTGATGTGCGTAGGATCATAG
- the LOC127065711 gene encoding GATA zinc finger domain-containing protein 10-like isoform X2, with amino-acid sequence MKERKSCAMMGLQATAGKRKLEGGVGCMEFDMDMGESPSKLGRVEGSWWAMEDGYAPSLSQTPASYYDMEVSSPCLQANPCQPTSGNTQQQQQQQQQHSTSQQQQQQHSTSQQQQQQQQQQQQQQQQQQQQSSTSPSAPNASTVAQLHHHAQHYYHHQRGTSGSPIGNNGYSQLSRPQPQWGTPHHYEPPTIRREENGKSYLELGSSYRANERCCEGSRSSWCRRGRACYRQRRLAVLNISMCKLARYRQYPDPSLHRSVLICNTLRHLEREMERDRSPPPMEPVIPAPMAQLQPPEQGRLTPFPMPPTSSGETDADSGIGDSDDSRSINWGSVLSLSSQSPLDPLNNNELLDVDIGPDLDLDFMPGWKLTPLSADDILRSTTIQEQQQQQQQQQQQQQQQQQHHHHHHHHHQQQQQQQQQQQQQQQQQHLTSSSCGSTNVGGSAVNNASSSSTHESLMCVGS; translated from the exons atgaaagagagaaag AGTTGTGCAATGATGGGTCTGCAGGCCACGGCAGGAAAACGTAAACTGGAGGGAGGTGTGGGCTGCATGGAGTTCGACATGGACATGGGCGAAAGCCCGTCGAAGTTAGGTCGCGTGGAGGGTAGCTGGTGGGCAATGGAGGACGGCTATGCACCGTCGCTCAGCCAGACGCCAGCATCTTATTACGACATGGAGGTGTCGTCGCCCTGCTTGCAGGCGAATCCCTGTCAACCTACGTCAGGGAATactcaacaacaacaacaacagcagcaacagcattCGACGtcgcagcaacagcagcagcaacactCGACGTctcaacaacaacagcaacagcaacagcagcaacaacagcagcagcaacagcagcaacaacaatcGTCAACGTCACCGTCGGCACCGAATGCTTCAACGGTGGCACAGCTGCATCATCACGCGCAGCACTACTATCATCATCAACGCGGTACCTCTGGTAGTCCAATCGGTAATAATGGTTACAGTCAGTTGTCGAGGCCTCAACCTCAATGGGGCACTCCCCATCATTACGAGCCGCCAACGATAAGACGCGAAGAGAACGGAAAGAGCTATCTCGAGTTGGGTTCGAGTTACCGCGCGAACGAGAGGTGCTGCGAGGGCTCGAGGTCGAGTTGGTGTCGACGAGGTAGAGCCTGCTATCGACAGAGACGGTTAGCTGTTCTTAATATCTCGATGTGCAAACTGGCGAGGTACCGTCAGTACCCCGATCCCAGTCTCCATCGGTCGGTCCTCATTTGCAATACCCTGAGGCATTTGGAGCGCGAGATGGAGAGGGATAGAAGTCCACCGCCTATGGAACCGGTAATACCCGCGCCCATGGCGCAGCTTCAACCACCTGAACAGGGCAGGCTAACCCCTTTCCCGATGCCACCGACTTCCTCCGGTGAAACGGACGCGGACTCGGGTATCGGCGATAGCGACGATAGTAGATCGATCAATTGGGGTAGCGTGTTATCTCTTTCCAGTCAGTCGCCTCTCGATCCACTCAACAATAACGAGCTTTTAGACGTCGACATTGGTCCAGACTTGGATCTCGACTTTATGCCTGGATGGAAACTGACTCCTTTATCGGCGGATGATATTCTTAGGAGTACAACGATACAggagcagcaacagcaacaacagcaacaacaacagcaacaacaacaacaacagcaacatcatcatcatcatcaccaccatcaccaacagcagcagcagcagcagcagcaacaacaacaacagcaacaacagcaacattTAACCTCATCGAGCTGCGGCAGCACAAATGTGGGTGGTTCAGCCGTAAATAACGCCAGTAGCAGTAGTACGCACGAATCGCTGATGTGCGTAGGATCATAG